In one Pseudomonas fitomaticsae genomic region, the following are encoded:
- a CDS encoding MBL fold metallo-hydrolase, with product MIGFTTFKRVLLATATLGFAAHAAAANLTLDVYNPGTNAIFPVTSVLVSGEKDAILVDAQFGKSQAEQVVEKIRASGKQLTTIYISHGDPDYYFGLDTLTKAFPNAKVLASQPTVDHIKQTVDGKLAFWGPKMGADVPAKTIVPGVLKGDSLMLEGQKLQVVGLEGKQPDRSFVWIPSLKAVVGGVVVAENIHVWMADTQTAQSHADWLQTLHSIETLKPKTVVPGHYLGDSARSLAAVKFTADYIKAFDAETAKAKDSAALIAAMKKRYPTLGEESSLELSAKVAKGEMKW from the coding sequence ATGATCGGCTTCACCACCTTCAAGCGCGTTTTACTGGCCACCGCCACCCTCGGTTTTGCGGCTCACGCAGCGGCCGCGAACCTGACCCTCGATGTCTACAACCCGGGCACCAACGCGATCTTCCCGGTGACTTCGGTGCTGGTCAGCGGCGAGAAGGACGCAATTCTGGTGGACGCGCAGTTCGGCAAGTCCCAGGCCGAGCAAGTGGTGGAAAAGATCCGCGCCAGCGGCAAACAACTGACCACCATCTACATCAGCCACGGTGACCCGGATTACTACTTCGGTCTCGACACCCTGACCAAAGCCTTCCCGAATGCCAAGGTGCTGGCCTCGCAGCCGACCGTTGATCACATCAAGCAAACCGTCGACGGCAAACTCGCGTTCTGGGGCCCGAAAATGGGCGCCGACGTGCCGGCCAAAACCATCGTGCCGGGCGTGCTCAAGGGCGACAGCCTGATGCTTGAAGGGCAGAAACTTCAGGTGGTCGGCCTGGAAGGCAAACAACCGGATCGCAGCTTCGTGTGGATTCCTTCGCTGAAAGCCGTGGTCGGTGGTGTGGTTGTCGCCGAGAACATCCACGTGTGGATGGCCGACACCCAGACCGCGCAATCCCATGCCGACTGGCTGCAAACCCTGCACTCGATCGAAACCCTGAAACCGAAAACCGTGGTGCCCGGTCACTACCTGGGTGACAGCGCCCGTTCGCTGGCGGCTGTGAAATTCACTGCCGACTACATTAAGGCGTTCGATGCCGAAACTGCCAAGGCCAAGGACTCTGCCGCGCTGATCGCCGCGATGAAAAAACGCTACCCGACACTGGGCGAAGAAAGCTCGCTGGAGCTGAGCGCGAAAGTCGCCAAGGGCGAAATGAAGTGGTAA
- a CDS encoding aldehyde dehydrogenase family protein has translation MNFPTTLDGLYINGQWSAGREHLRVINPATEALLTTVNGGDESAVNQAVAAATEAFKGWSKTTGAERGAILRNIANGVRNGREHLMKLQSSNNGKPQFEAGIDVDDVIATFEYYAELAEGLDAKLDSNVPLPSDDFSARLRREPCGVVGLIVPWNFPMVTTAWKLAPALAAGCCVVLKPSEVTPLPELELATIIAESGLPKGVFNLVCGTGLAVGAPLSADPRIAKVSFTGSNAVGVQVMQRAAETVKGVSLELGGKSSLLILEDADLDLAVELACGGGFFNAGQMCSATSRVLVADEIADEFLIRLKARAEKIRVADPFDPEVEMGALVNQAQYQRVLGHIDRGLSAGAKLICGGNRPADLPRGYFLQPTIFTEVPLDSALWCEEIFGPVICVRSFATEAEAIALANDSQFGLVASVVTRNAESADRVANALQAGLVWLNAPQVIFPQTAWGGYKQSSIGRELGPWGLAAFQEIKHVIRAL, from the coding sequence ATGAATTTCCCGACCACACTCGACGGCCTGTACATCAACGGCCAATGGTCCGCTGGCCGCGAACACCTGCGCGTGATCAACCCGGCCACCGAAGCACTGCTGACCACGGTCAATGGCGGTGACGAAAGCGCCGTCAACCAGGCTGTAGCGGCAGCGACCGAAGCTTTCAAAGGCTGGTCGAAAACCACCGGTGCCGAGCGCGGCGCGATCCTGCGCAACATCGCCAATGGCGTGCGCAACGGCCGCGAACATCTGATGAAGTTGCAGTCGAGCAACAATGGCAAACCGCAGTTCGAAGCGGGCATCGATGTCGACGACGTGATCGCCACGTTCGAGTACTACGCCGAACTCGCCGAAGGCCTCGACGCGAAACTCGACAGCAATGTGCCGCTGCCCAGCGACGATTTCAGCGCACGTCTGCGCCGGGAGCCGTGCGGTGTGGTCGGGCTGATCGTGCCGTGGAATTTCCCGATGGTCACCACCGCGTGGAAACTCGCCCCGGCCCTGGCCGCCGGTTGCTGCGTGGTGCTCAAACCGTCGGAAGTCACGCCGCTGCCGGAGCTGGAACTGGCGACCATCATCGCCGAATCCGGTCTGCCAAAAGGCGTGTTCAACCTGGTGTGCGGCACCGGGCTGGCGGTCGGTGCGCCGCTGTCGGCGGACCCGCGCATCGCTAAGGTGTCCTTCACCGGCAGCAACGCCGTCGGTGTGCAAGTGATGCAGCGCGCCGCTGAAACCGTGAAGGGCGTGAGCCTGGAACTGGGCGGCAAATCCTCGCTGCTGATTCTGGAAGATGCCGACCTGGATCTGGCGGTGGAACTGGCCTGCGGTGGCGGTTTCTTCAACGCCGGGCAGATGTGCTCGGCCACCAGCCGGGTGCTGGTTGCCGATGAAATCGCCGATGAATTCCTGATTCGTCTGAAGGCCCGCGCGGAAAAAATCCGTGTGGCCGATCCGTTCGATCCTGAGGTCGAGATGGGCGCACTGGTCAATCAAGCGCAGTACCAGCGAGTGCTCGGTCACATTGACCGTGGTTTGAGTGCCGGTGCCAAGCTGATCTGTGGCGGCAACCGTCCCGCCGATCTGCCGCGCGGATATTTCTTACAGCCGACGATCTTCACCGAAGTGCCCCTCGACAGTGCGCTGTGGTGTGAAGAGATTTTCGGGCCGGTGATCTGCGTGCGCAGTTTCGCTACGGAAGCCGAGGCGATTGCCCTGGCCAACGACAGTCAGTTCGGGCTGGTCGCCAGTGTCGTCACGCGCAATGCCGAGAGCGCGGATCGGGTCGCCAACGCCTTGCAGGCGGGGCTGGTGTGGCTCAACGCGCCGCAGGTGATCTTCCCGCAGACCGCGTGGGGCGGCTACAAACAGAGCAGCATCGGCCGCGAATTGGGGCCGTGGGGACTGGCGGCATTTCAGGAAATCAAGCACGTGATCCGCGCGCTCTGA
- a CDS encoding extracellular solute-binding protein → MGEHDLNRRQFIKTVGVASVAAAAMSMPFIRASASDTRFAGKTLRLLTWSDDTGLAALRNIAATFEAKTGAKVIADRTGSTSEMVAKLKAGGDRPQYDIITLAGVGAEGLAAAGLLEKPDLNRIPNLVDVPEKYRTGANGHGIGYLLWCNSLVYSTRTQTTAPDSYAALWDADLAPNIFLPPPNWTEAMDLIIIAAKLAGGDEHNIEPGFKKLAELKDRVVTLGENPNQIAELFRTGSLDMGGLYAPAFFPKQIRDPNYGLGATFGMKEGFYTDLMLSVMPKNRPGDTDLAYAFIDHSLDPLVQGKMAEDIFNGPVNAKAIISAEARKSPFILTPEQIAEKAIMHDNAFLATVHDQWIRRYTEIFSS, encoded by the coding sequence ATGGGCGAGCACGATCTGAACAGGCGTCAATTCATCAAAACCGTCGGCGTGGCCTCGGTGGCTGCGGCGGCCATGAGCATGCCCTTCATCCGGGCCAGTGCCAGCGACACCCGCTTTGCCGGCAAGACCCTGCGTCTGTTGACCTGGTCCGATGACACGGGGCTGGCCGCACTGCGCAATATCGCGGCAACGTTCGAAGCCAAGACCGGCGCCAAAGTGATTGCCGACCGCACCGGCAGCACCTCGGAAATGGTCGCCAAACTCAAGGCCGGCGGTGACCGTCCGCAGTACGACATCATCACCCTGGCCGGCGTCGGCGCCGAAGGTCTGGCCGCTGCCGGGCTGTTGGAAAAACCCGATCTCAACCGCATTCCCAATCTGGTCGACGTCCCGGAAAAATACCGCACCGGGGCCAACGGTCACGGCATCGGATACCTGCTGTGGTGCAACAGTCTGGTCTACAGCACCCGCACCCAGACCACCGCGCCGGATAGTTACGCCGCGCTGTGGGACGCCGATCTGGCGCCGAACATTTTCCTGCCGCCGCCGAACTGGACCGAGGCGATGGACCTGATCATCATCGCCGCCAAACTGGCCGGGGGTGACGAACACAACATCGAACCGGGCTTCAAGAAACTCGCGGAGCTGAAAGACCGCGTGGTGACCCTCGGCGAAAACCCCAACCAGATCGCCGAGCTGTTCCGCACCGGCTCCCTGGACATGGGCGGCCTCTACGCGCCGGCGTTTTTCCCCAAGCAGATCCGCGATCCGAACTATGGCCTCGGCGCCACGTTCGGCATGAAGGAAGGTTTTTACACCGACCTGATGCTCTCCGTAATGCCGAAGAATCGTCCGGGCGACACCGACCTGGCCTACGCCTTCATCGACCACTCCCTCGACCCGCTGGTGCAGGGCAAGATGGCCGAAGACATCTTCAACGGCCCGGTCAACGCCAAGGCGATCATCTCTGCCGAAGCGCGCAAGAGCCCGTTCATCCTTACGCCGGAACAGATCGCGGAGAAGGCGATCATGCACGACAACGCCTTCCTGGCGACCGTGCATGACCAGTGGATTCGTCGCTACACGGAAATTTTTTCTTCCTGA
- a CDS encoding 5-guanidino-2-oxopentanoate decarboxylase, protein MATCGEVLVKLLEDYGVEQVFGIPGVHTVELYRGLARSSINHVTPRHEQGAGFMADGYARTSGKPGVCFIITGPGMTNITTAMGQAYADSIPMLVISSVQSRSQLGGGRGKLHELPNQSALVGGVAALSHTLMSASELPGVLARAFALFQAGRPRPVHIEIPLDVLVEEADELLTSVPVHIDRAGAAPSAVSRMTELLAGAQRPLILAGGGAIDAAAELTELAELLDAPVALTINAKGMLPSSHPLLIGSTQSLVATRALVADADVVLAIGTELAETDYDVTFAGGFEIPGKLLRVDIDPDQTVRNYPPHVALVADSRNAAQALLSALSHKPLAERRNDWGQVRAARLREDLAATWDAPTLAQTRFLETVLHELPNAVFVGDSTQPVYTGNLTFNPERPRRWFNSSTGYGTLGYALPAAIGAWLGGNLEHGARPPVVCLIGDGGLQFTLPELASAVEARTPVIILLWNNQGYEEIKKYMVNRAIEPVGVDIYTPDFIGVAKALGCAAEAISSAEHLRGALRAATDRQGPTLIEIDQTQWMKAVAQ, encoded by the coding sequence ATGGCGACGTGTGGCGAAGTACTGGTCAAGTTACTCGAAGATTATGGGGTCGAGCAGGTGTTCGGCATTCCCGGGGTGCATACCGTGGAGCTGTATCGCGGGCTGGCCCGTTCGAGCATCAACCACGTCACGCCGCGTCATGAGCAGGGCGCCGGTTTCATGGCCGACGGTTACGCCCGCACCAGCGGCAAACCGGGTGTGTGCTTCATCATCACCGGTCCTGGCATGACCAACATCACCACCGCCATGGGCCAGGCGTACGCCGATTCGATCCCGATGCTGGTGATCTCCAGCGTGCAGTCGCGCAGCCAACTGGGCGGCGGTCGCGGCAAGCTGCATGAACTGCCGAACCAGAGCGCACTGGTCGGCGGCGTGGCGGCGCTCTCCCACACCCTGATGTCGGCGTCCGAATTGCCGGGTGTGCTGGCCCGTGCGTTTGCGCTGTTCCAGGCCGGGCGTCCGCGTCCGGTGCACATCGAAATCCCGCTGGACGTGCTGGTCGAAGAAGCCGACGAACTGCTGACCAGCGTGCCGGTCCACATCGACCGCGCCGGTGCCGCACCGTCTGCCGTGAGCCGCATGACCGAACTGCTGGCCGGTGCCCAGCGTCCGCTGATCCTCGCTGGTGGTGGCGCCATCGACGCAGCTGCCGAACTCACTGAACTGGCTGAGCTGCTCGACGCACCGGTGGCCCTGACCATCAACGCCAAAGGCATGTTGCCGTCCAGCCATCCGCTGCTGATCGGTTCGACCCAGAGTCTGGTGGCGACCCGCGCTCTGGTAGCCGACGCCGACGTGGTCCTGGCGATCGGCACCGAACTGGCGGAAACCGATTACGACGTCACCTTCGCCGGCGGCTTCGAAATCCCCGGCAAGCTGCTGCGCGTGGACATCGATCCGGACCAGACCGTGCGCAACTACCCGCCTCACGTGGCGCTGGTGGCCGACTCGCGCAACGCCGCACAAGCGCTGCTCAGCGCGTTGTCGCACAAGCCGCTGGCCGAGCGCCGCAACGATTGGGGCCAGGTACGCGCCGCGCGTCTGCGTGAAGACCTGGCCGCGACCTGGGACGCGCCGACCCTGGCTCAGACTCGGTTCCTCGAAACCGTGCTGCACGAACTGCCGAATGCGGTGTTTGTCGGCGACTCCACGCAACCGGTGTACACCGGCAACCTCACGTTCAACCCGGAGCGCCCGCGCCGCTGGTTCAACTCGTCCACCGGTTACGGCACCCTCGGTTACGCCTTGCCGGCGGCGATCGGTGCGTGGCTCGGCGGCAACCTCGAACACGGTGCACGTCCGCCGGTGGTGTGCCTGATCGGTGACGGCGGTCTGCAATTCACCCTGCCGGAACTGGCCAGCGCCGTCGAAGCGCGCACGCCGGTGATCATCCTGCTGTGGAATAACCAGGGTTACGAAGAGATCAAGAAATACATGGTCAACCGCGCCATCGAGCCGGTGGGTGTCGACATCTATACCCCGGATTTCATCGGTGTGGCCAAAGCCCTGGGTTGTGCGGCGGAAGCGATCAGCTCCGCTGAACACCTGCGTGGTGCACTGCGCGCCGCCACCGATCGTCAGGGCCCGACCCTGATCGAAATCGACCAGACCCAATGGATGAAGGCGGTGGCCCAATGA
- a CDS encoding LysR substrate-binding domain-containing protein, giving the protein MKRLPPLPALHTFLITAQCCNFTRAAEQLHITQGAVSRQIAGLEEHLGYELFIRLARGLELTAEGREWLPRVQQVFSLIGDSVEQIGAKRETLQLKAPSCVMRWLLPRLLQWQRERPDVPVKLTASLQHGVDFHREQFDAAVIYGTAPHDSPATLHLFDEQLTPVCSPTLLNGGPALHTPADLQQHLLLHPTHTDDDWTLWLEAAELHLSNIASGQHFETLDQAMSMASHGTGVAIGDWSLIGDDLNAGRLVMPFDLKVKTGLGYYIVAPASEPSAKLQELMGWLVEQAHTR; this is encoded by the coding sequence ATGAAACGACTGCCTCCCCTGCCCGCCCTGCACACGTTTCTGATTACCGCGCAGTGCTGCAACTTCACCCGGGCCGCCGAGCAGTTGCACATCACCCAGGGTGCGGTGAGCCGGCAGATCGCCGGGCTGGAGGAACATCTGGGTTATGAGCTGTTCATTCGCCTGGCCCGGGGCCTGGAACTGACGGCCGAAGGTCGCGAATGGCTGCCACGGGTGCAGCAGGTGTTCAGCCTGATCGGCGACTCGGTGGAGCAGATCGGCGCCAAACGCGAGACCCTGCAACTCAAGGCGCCGAGCTGCGTGATGCGCTGGTTGCTGCCGCGACTGTTGCAATGGCAGCGCGAGCGCCCGGACGTGCCGGTGAAACTCACGGCGTCACTGCAACACGGGGTGGATTTTCATCGCGAGCAGTTCGACGCGGCGGTGATCTACGGCACCGCGCCCCACGACTCTCCCGCGACCCTGCATCTGTTCGATGAGCAACTGACGCCGGTCTGCTCACCGACGCTGCTCAACGGTGGGCCGGCCCTGCACACACCGGCAGATCTGCAACAGCATCTGCTGCTGCATCCGACTCATACGGATGACGACTGGACACTCTGGCTTGAAGCCGCCGAACTGCATTTGAGCAACATCGCCAGCGGTCAGCATTTCGAGACGCTGGATCAGGCGATGTCGATGGCGTCCCACGGGACGGGGGTGGCGATCGGCGACTGGTCACTGATCGGCGACGACCTGAACGCCGGGCGACTGGTGATGCCGTTCGATCTGAAGGTGAAGACGGGATTGGGCTATTACATCGTCGCGCCGGCGTCGGAGCCGTCGGCGAAATTGCAGGAATTGATGGGGTGGTTGGTGGAGCAGGCTCATACCCGCTGA
- a CDS encoding ABC transporter permease, with product MEHQSLTQPVGAGDVRPARGVSPTARAWFFLTPSMLFLGVLIAASLLVLRMSVGTKGAEWSGFSLASYAQLLEPYYLKSLLLTLRLALISAVIAVVLAIPVAYTMSRLTSPFVRRIFLAAVLLPLLVNLLLQSYGWLVILGPGGMLNQTLMGLGLIKRPIMLLYNQNGVLMGLVQTAFPLAVLPIASAMRGVARSYEEAAATLGASRFQVFRQVVLPMSLPGIITGATLVFAYNASSFVVPLLLGGRRVPMLAVMVHDQIAPLMNWPAASAAGVVLIVTTLAIMTLSEYITGRRRRLLEASQ from the coding sequence ATGGAACATCAATCCCTGACCCAACCGGTCGGCGCGGGTGACGTGCGCCCGGCGCGCGGTGTTTCGCCGACGGCGCGGGCGTGGTTTTTCCTCACGCCGTCGATGCTGTTTCTCGGCGTGCTGATTGCCGCCAGCCTGCTGGTGCTGCGCATGAGCGTCGGCACCAAGGGCGCGGAGTGGTCCGGTTTCAGCCTGGCCAGTTACGCCCAGTTGCTCGAACCCTACTACCTCAAATCGTTGCTGCTGACCTTGCGTCTGGCGCTGATCAGCGCGGTGATCGCGGTGGTCTTGGCGATCCCGGTGGCGTACACCATGTCGCGCCTGACCTCGCCATTCGTACGGCGAATCTTTCTGGCGGCGGTGCTGTTGCCGTTGCTGGTCAACCTGCTGCTGCAAAGCTACGGCTGGCTGGTGATCCTCGGCCCCGGCGGCATGCTCAACCAGACCCTGATGGGCCTCGGTCTGATCAAGCGGCCAATCATGTTGCTGTACAACCAGAACGGCGTGTTGATGGGCCTGGTGCAAACCGCGTTTCCGCTCGCCGTGCTGCCGATAGCCAGTGCCATGCGCGGTGTCGCCCGCAGCTACGAAGAAGCTGCCGCGACCCTCGGCGCCAGTCGTTTTCAGGTGTTCCGCCAGGTGGTGTTGCCGATGAGTCTGCCGGGGATCATCACCGGCGCGACGCTGGTGTTCGCCTACAACGCCAGCAGCTTCGTGGTGCCGTTGCTGCTCGGTGGCCGGCGCGTGCCGATGCTCGCGGTGATGGTGCATGACCAGATCGCTCCGCTGATGAACTGGCCCGCCGCGTCCGCCGCCGGGGTGGTGCTGATCGTCACCACGCTCGCCATCATGACCCTGTCCGAATACATCACCGGCCGCCGTCGCCGTCTGCTGGAGGCTTCGCAATGA
- a CDS encoding ABC transporter permease, whose product MSALIKKRQSLTPGDTGKFAGILSGIILFLAVLPILTMIVMSFSGASNLDFPPSSYSLQWYKAAWHTFVSPDASDVLSLGQAMGTSLLVSCLTMIFATLIAVPAAYALTRCEFRGKGVALQLMSLPLVFPMVVLGLALLLVFDSLPFHMTTSRLVIAHVILALPFVVKNCTAAMLSIGSEVEEAAQMLGASPLRAIVDVVVPLMKSGILAGMLLAFIVSFNEFTVTYFLYTIDVMTVPIWMYSRTVSSLDPTVFSFAVLIVLIDFVLIWALEKLVGEGGVSF is encoded by the coding sequence ATGAGTGCCCTGATCAAGAAGCGTCAATCGCTGACGCCGGGCGACACCGGCAAGTTTGCCGGCATCCTCTCCGGGATCATTTTGTTCCTGGCCGTGTTGCCGATCCTGACCATGATCGTGATGTCGTTCAGCGGTGCGTCGAACCTCGACTTCCCGCCAAGCAGCTACAGCCTGCAGTGGTACAAGGCGGCGTGGCACACCTTCGTCTCGCCGGACGCCAGCGATGTGCTGAGCCTCGGCCAGGCCATGGGCACCAGTTTGCTGGTGTCGTGCCTGACGATGATTTTCGCCACGCTGATCGCGGTGCCGGCGGCCTACGCGCTGACCCGTTGCGAGTTCCGTGGCAAGGGCGTGGCGCTGCAACTGATGTCGTTGCCGCTGGTGTTCCCGATGGTGGTGCTGGGGCTGGCCTTGCTGCTGGTGTTCGACAGTCTGCCGTTCCACATGACCACTTCGCGGCTGGTGATCGCCCACGTGATTCTGGCGCTGCCATTCGTGGTGAAGAACTGCACGGCGGCCATGCTTTCCATCGGCAGCGAAGTCGAAGAAGCCGCGCAGATGCTCGGCGCTTCGCCGCTGCGGGCCATCGTCGATGTGGTGGTGCCGTTGATGAAGTCGGGAATTCTGGCGGGGATGCTGCTGGCGTTCATCGTCTCGTTCAACGAATTCACCGTGACCTATTTCCTCTACACCATCGACGTCATGACCGTGCCGATCTGGATGTACAGCCGCACCGTGTCATCGCTCGACCCTACCGTGTTCTCGTTTGCCGTGCTGATCGTGCTGATCGACTTCGTCCTGATCTGGGCGCTGGAGAAGCTGGTAGGTGAGGGCGGCGTTTCCTTCTGA
- a CDS encoding ABC transporter ATP-binding protein, whose protein sequence is MSGLILENVEKHYGSACAVKDVNLHLPEGKLVCFLGPSGCGKTTLLRMIAGLETLTGGEIRLDGEDIGHTPAHLRNFGMVFQSLALFPHMTVGENIAYPLKLRGVSKTDQQARVVELLELIQLQPMIDRPVAKLSGGQRQRVAIARAIASHPKILLLDEPLSALDAKLRESMQVEIRQLQQRLNITTIMVTHDQREAMTMADIVVVLGEHRVQQVGTPIEIYRHPANEFVADFIGSGNIFPATALGDGKVVLPGGDALQVPICSSIVVGQKVKMLIRPEDLQLSAPQATAGNRLLGKVTFVRDIGATIETTVECSGVTFTALSTPCQGIGLGIGHPVSVTLPSEACRVLGA, encoded by the coding sequence ATGTCTGGTCTGATTCTGGAAAACGTCGAGAAACACTACGGCTCGGCCTGCGCGGTAAAAGACGTCAACCTGCATTTGCCCGAGGGCAAACTGGTGTGTTTCCTCGGCCCGTCGGGCTGCGGCAAGACCACGTTGCTGCGAATGATCGCCGGGCTGGAAACCCTCACCGGCGGCGAGATCCGCCTGGACGGCGAGGACATCGGCCACACCCCGGCGCACCTGCGCAACTTCGGCATGGTGTTTCAGTCGCTGGCGTTGTTCCCGCACATGACCGTGGGCGAGAACATCGCCTATCCGCTGAAACTGCGCGGTGTGAGCAAGACCGATCAACAGGCGCGGGTGGTGGAGTTGCTCGAGTTGATCCAGCTGCAACCGATGATTGATCGCCCGGTAGCGAAACTGTCCGGCGGCCAGCGTCAGCGAGTGGCGATTGCCCGGGCGATTGCCTCGCACCCGAAAATCCTGTTGCTCGACGAACCGCTGTCGGCGCTGGATGCCAAGTTACGCGAGTCGATGCAGGTGGAAATCCGTCAGCTGCAACAACGCTTGAACATCACCACCATCATGGTCACCCACGATCAGCGCGAGGCCATGACCATGGCTGACATCGTGGTGGTGCTGGGTGAGCATCGGGTGCAGCAGGTGGGTACGCCGATTGAAATCTATCGGCACCCGGCCAACGAATTCGTCGCGGACTTTATCGGCTCCGGCAATATCTTCCCGGCCACCGCACTGGGCGATGGCAAGGTCGTGCTGCCCGGCGGCGATGCGCTGCAAGTGCCGATTTGCAGCAGCATCGTGGTCGGGCAGAAAGTGAAAATGCTGATCCGCCCTGAAGACCTGCAACTGTCGGCGCCCCAGGCCACTGCGGGCAATCGCCTGCTGGGCAAGGTGACGTTTGTGCGCGATATCGGCGCGACGATCGAGACTACGGTGGAGTGTTCCGGGGTGACCTTCACGGCGCTGAGCACGCCGTGTCAGGGCATCGGGCTGGGGATCGGGCATCCGGTTTCGGTGACGTTGCCGAGTGAGGCGTGTCGGGTGTTGGGCGCCTGA
- a CDS encoding AraC family transcriptional regulator — MTSFDRFQAPRDADMEADMEKQRAELAAIIRRNTSEDGSYATAVGSLFMSRHTQSHDFAPVLAQPALCIMAQGRKEVRLADEFFNYDPLNYLVVSVSMPLSGRVVNVSPEEPILAVRLDIDPAEITALIADAGPLGVPTRPTGRGLYVEKIDSAMLDAVLRLARLLDAPKDIAMLAPLIRREILYRLLRSPQGHRLYEIAIANSQSHRISQAIKWLNGNFEQPLRIDDLAKEVNLSVSTLHHRFKAMTAMSPLQYQKQLRLQEARRLMLAEGLEASAAGYRVGYESPSQFSREYSRLFGAPPLRDLARLRLTV; from the coding sequence ATGACGTCGTTCGATCGTTTTCAAGCGCCGCGCGATGCCGACATGGAAGCCGACATGGAAAAGCAGCGCGCGGAACTGGCGGCCATCATTCGCCGCAACACGTCCGAAGATGGCAGTTATGCCACCGCCGTCGGCTCGCTGTTCATGTCGCGCCACACCCAGTCCCATGACTTCGCCCCGGTACTCGCGCAACCGGCGCTGTGCATCATGGCCCAGGGTCGCAAAGAGGTACGGCTGGCGGACGAATTCTTCAATTACGACCCGCTGAATTATCTGGTGGTGTCGGTTTCGATGCCGTTGAGCGGTCGGGTGGTGAATGTCTCGCCTGAAGAGCCGATCCTCGCCGTGCGCCTGGACATCGATCCTGCGGAAATCACCGCACTGATCGCCGATGCCGGCCCATTGGGCGTGCCGACCCGGCCGACCGGGCGTGGTTTGTATGTGGAAAAGATCGACAGCGCGATGCTTGATGCAGTGCTGCGTCTGGCCCGCCTGCTCGACGCGCCAAAAGACATCGCCATGCTCGCGCCGCTGATCCGCCGGGAGATTCTCTATCGCCTGCTGCGCAGTCCGCAGGGCCATCGGCTGTACGAAATCGCCATCGCCAACAGCCAGAGCCACCGCATCAGCCAGGCGATCAAATGGCTCAACGGCAACTTCGAACAGCCGCTGCGCATTGATGATCTGGCGAAAGAAGTGAACCTCAGCGTCTCGACTTTGCATCACCGTTTCAAGGCGATGACAGCGATGAGTCCGTTGCAGTATCAGAAGCAGCTGCGCCTGCAAGAGGCGCGGCGTTTGATGCTGGCTGAAGGGCTGGAGGCTTCGGCGGCGGGGTATCGGGTGGGGTATGAAAGTCCTTCACAGTTCAGTCGCGAGTACAGCCGGTTGTTTGGGGCGCCGCCGTTGCGGGATCTGGCGCGGTTGCGGCTGACCGTCTGA
- a CDS encoding NAD(P)-dependent oxidoreductase codes for MSKIAIIGATGRAGSQLLEEALRRGHSVTAIARDTSKIGARAGLVSKNVDVLDAAALQDAVAGHDVVISAAHFATVPASALIGPVKQAGVKRLLVVGGAGSLLLPDGTRVIDSAGFPAEYKAEASAGAAFLDALRQEKELDWTFLSPSALFFEGERTGKFRVGKDDLLVSADGQSSITFADYAIALIDEVETPKHSRQRFTVGY; via the coding sequence ATGAGCAAGATCGCAATCATTGGTGCCACCGGCCGTGCCGGCAGCCAATTGCTGGAAGAAGCCCTGCGTCGCGGCCACAGCGTCACCGCCATCGCCCGGGATACCTCGAAGATCGGCGCCCGCGCCGGTTTGGTCAGCAAGAATGTCGACGTGCTGGACGCCGCCGCGTTGCAGGACGCCGTCGCCGGTCACGATGTGGTGATCAGCGCCGCGCATTTCGCCACGGTGCCGGCCAGTGCGCTGATCGGCCCGGTGAAACAGGCCGGGGTGAAACGTCTGCTGGTGGTCGGCGGTGCCGGTTCGCTATTGCTGCCGGACGGCACTCGCGTGATCGACAGCGCCGGTTTCCCGGCCGAGTACAAGGCTGAGGCCAGTGCCGGTGCGGCGTTCCTTGATGCGCTGCGTCAGGAGAAGGAACTGGACTGGACGTTCCTGTCGCCGTCGGCGTTGTTCTTCGAAGGCGAGCGCACCGGCAAATTCCGCGTCGGCAAGGATGACTTGCTGGTGAGTGCTGACGGTCAGAGCTCGATCACCTTTGCCGATTACGCGATTGCGCTGATCGACGAAGTGGAAACGCCGAAGCATTCGCGTCAGCGGTTTACGGTCGGTTACTGA
- a CDS encoding putative quinol monooxygenase, producing MSKQIPVSHMAFVRARAGRSAELGMRLSALIEPSRAAPGCLSFALQHSQCDPQLWLVSGFWKNQQSMTAYFSSPSMEIFAELVQELVVNSLDFHTFKEVSAAQAVGQCTAPIHKLAG from the coding sequence ATGTCCAAGCAGATTCCCGTCAGTCATATGGCCTTCGTTCGAGCGCGCGCCGGGCGTTCGGCGGAACTCGGCATGCGCCTCAGCGCTCTGATCGAACCGTCCCGTGCCGCCCCCGGTTGCCTGAGCTTCGCCTTGCAGCATTCGCAGTGTGATCCGCAGTTGTGGCTGGTCTCCGGTTTCTGGAAGAACCAGCAATCGATGACCGCGTATTTCAGCAGCCCGTCGATGGAAATCTTTGCCGAGCTGGTGCAGGAGCTGGTGGTCAACAGCCTGGATTTCCACACCTTCAAGGAAGTCTCGGCCGCACAGGCCGTAGGGCAATGCACTGCGCCGATACACAAACTCGCCGGTTGA